The proteins below come from a single Methyloprofundus sedimenti genomic window:
- a CDS encoding PilN domain-containing protein: MLNLDSEINISLFFKWWWQQLSFFVPRKFLDALAREKSLLVIEITAAIAKISFVNNQQETVLGEFEFNELAKEELQSLIANNKQYSDAKIVLRVPEQLSVTQDVFLPAAAESNLRQVMSYELDRYTPFKADQVYFDFIKLGPANNKALVHLLLVLVKKDSLESMYQHCLELGLQPFYADSAARVVGFDESANQYNLLPSDLCQKANKKPLFIMLGSAMVTLILIIILMILPISSATDQLNELKQRARKVEKVALEIEDSKKSIDYLFQATRALIDKKKAASSVIELMNKVTEVFGDDTWVSNWRYYDNTLQLTGQSGSASNLIASLEKTELFRNTKFISPVTKDNRSGLERFKISTEVIIKQHADAE; this comes from the coding sequence ATGTTAAACCTTGATAGTGAAATTAATATATCACTGTTTTTTAAATGGTGGTGGCAACAATTAAGTTTTTTTGTGCCGCGAAAATTTCTTGATGCCCTGGCGCGAGAGAAAAGCCTGTTAGTGATTGAGATTACAGCGGCGATAGCGAAAATAAGCTTTGTCAATAATCAGCAAGAAACTGTTTTAGGTGAATTTGAATTTAATGAACTGGCTAAAGAAGAGTTACAAAGCTTAATTGCCAACAACAAGCAATATAGCGATGCGAAAATTGTCTTGCGTGTTCCTGAGCAATTATCAGTCACTCAGGATGTTTTTTTACCTGCTGCTGCGGAAAGTAATCTGCGTCAGGTTATGAGTTATGAACTGGATCGCTATACCCCTTTTAAAGCAGATCAGGTTTACTTTGATTTTATTAAACTTGGTCCGGCAAATAATAAAGCATTGGTGCATTTGTTGCTGGTGTTAGTGAAAAAAGACAGTCTGGAAAGCATGTATCAGCATTGTCTTGAACTGGGGTTGCAGCCGTTTTATGCTGATTCTGCAGCGCGAGTAGTCGGCTTTGATGAAAGCGCTAATCAATATAATTTACTGCCCAGCGATCTGTGCCAGAAAGCGAATAAAAAGCCATTGTTTATCATGCTGGGGTCAGCCATGGTGACACTAATATTAATAATTATCTTAATGATTTTACCGATAAGTAGTGCAACAGACCAATTAAACGAATTAAAACAACGCGCACGGAAAGTTGAAAAGGTAGCACTAGAGATAGAAGATTCTAAAAAAAGCATAGACTATTTGTTTCAAGCAACCCGGGCACTGATAGATAAAAAAAAGGCGGCTTCATCTGTTATCGAGCTTATGAATAAAGTCACTGAGGTTTTTGGTGATGATACCTGGGTTTCAAATTGGCGTTATTATGATAATACCCTGCAGTTAACAGGGCAATCGGGTAGTGCCTCTAATTTAATCGCATCATTGGAAAAAACAGAATTATTTAGAAATACCAAATTTATATCTCCGGTAACAAAAGATAACAGATCTGGTTTAGAGCGTTTTAAAATATCCACTGAAGTCATAATCAAACAACATGCAGACGCTGAATAA
- the gspD gene encoding type II secretion system secretin GspD, with protein MNSCRKRISFLGLLVISSLSLTACESLSKFHLGPKLGIKIPIQEEGVELEDTSKDKTEQSDASTQSGETEPSDAVIFSQLDNNEDIKTEDKALQNKKYIGSGKFMAKTLKPAITQSRADGKYSINFDAADIGEVSKIILSDMLGENYILNPAVQGSITLQTTKPLHKDDLLPTLEMLLRANGAVLIKRDGVYRIEPDAAGVHSADASLITGMQLATGYQLKIIPLQYVGASDMAEVLKPVVPASAIIRMDLARNLLFVAGTKEELEKIIDLVNTFDVNYIAGLSFGLFPLENTEVASTVTDIEAIFNKGEQNPLSGMLRFISIKHLNAILVVTQQKAYLQEAQKWIARLDQQNGVIGEGGVIVYKVQHVDATELAATLNSVISGIATTKSKAVSIAPGQSLATINNQVNQPAKTAKVTTSSAQGNASLEGVNIIADEPNNALIIMAEPQQYRTLSKIIKHLDVMPLQVLIDASIVAVKLDGSLSYGVEWLFRNSGPDGLQGVGISGNASSLTSLALDAAAGGFTYGLVSTGNDVRLLFKALAKDNKINVLSSPTLMVLNNQEATIKVGDSVPIRTTESTNTNASVNPIQTSSITMLDTGVILKVKPRVNASGQVILEIDQSVDTASTTESSSIDSPTILKRQIQTSVAVVSGESIVLGGLINESHTFNNTGIPFLKDIPYVGWLFGSVSKSVVKDELIVVITPRVVQNKIDARKVTDEFKRKLTGIYYDEDEWTPGADQPLRGYDGIEIQTEQQRVEPFVAEEP; from the coding sequence ATGAATTCTTGTAGAAAACGCATTAGCTTTCTCGGCTTGCTAGTGATCAGTAGTCTTTCCTTAACTGCTTGTGAGTCGCTGAGCAAATTCCATCTGGGACCCAAATTAGGCATCAAAATACCGATTCAAGAAGAGGGTGTGGAGCTGGAAGATACCAGTAAAGACAAGACTGAGCAGTCAGACGCTTCAACTCAGAGTGGCGAGACAGAACCAAGTGATGCGGTGATATTTTCACAATTAGATAATAATGAAGATATCAAAACCGAGGATAAGGCTTTGCAGAATAAAAAGTATATCGGTTCTGGTAAGTTTATGGCTAAAACATTAAAGCCGGCTATCACACAATCAAGGGCAGATGGAAAATATTCAATCAATTTTGATGCCGCAGATATAGGTGAAGTTAGCAAAATTATCCTTAGCGATATGCTGGGCGAAAATTACATCTTGAACCCGGCAGTGCAAGGTAGTATCACTTTACAAACGACTAAACCCCTGCACAAGGATGACCTGTTGCCAACACTGGAAATGCTGTTACGGGCCAATGGGGCTGTATTAATTAAGCGTGATGGAGTGTATCGGATAGAGCCAGATGCAGCAGGGGTGCATTCTGCAGATGCTTCTCTTATAACCGGTATGCAACTTGCAACAGGCTATCAATTGAAAATTATACCGCTGCAATATGTAGGTGCAAGCGACATGGCAGAAGTATTAAAACCCGTTGTGCCTGCTAGTGCCATTATTAGAATGGATCTGGCGCGAAACTTGTTATTTGTTGCGGGAACCAAAGAAGAATTAGAAAAAATAATTGATCTGGTTAATACATTTGATGTTAATTATATAGCAGGCTTGTCGTTTGGTTTATTCCCTTTAGAAAATACCGAAGTAGCTAGTACTGTTACCGATATCGAAGCTATATTTAATAAAGGCGAGCAAAACCCGTTATCGGGAATGCTGCGTTTTATTAGCATAAAGCATTTAAATGCTATTTTAGTGGTGACCCAGCAAAAAGCTTATTTACAAGAAGCGCAGAAGTGGATAGCGAGGCTGGATCAGCAAAATGGTGTGATTGGCGAGGGCGGCGTGATTGTCTATAAAGTACAGCATGTTGATGCCACGGAGTTAGCGGCAACATTAAACTCGGTAATCAGTGGTATTGCAACGACTAAAAGTAAAGCCGTTTCGATTGCACCTGGACAAAGTTTAGCGACGATTAATAATCAAGTTAATCAGCCTGCAAAAACAGCAAAAGTAACGACTAGCAGTGCGCAGGGAAATGCTTCTTTAGAAGGTGTCAATATTATTGCCGATGAGCCTAATAATGCCTTGATTATTATGGCTGAACCACAGCAATATCGAACGCTGAGTAAAATCATTAAACATCTGGATGTTATGCCTTTACAGGTATTAATTGATGCGAGTATTGTAGCTGTTAAACTAGATGGCAGTTTATCATACGGTGTAGAATGGTTATTCAGAAATAGTGGGCCTGATGGTTTGCAGGGTGTGGGGATATCTGGAAACGCCAGTTCATTAACTAGCCTGGCTCTTGATGCAGCAGCTGGCGGATTTACTTATGGGTTGGTATCGACGGGTAATGATGTGCGTTTATTATTTAAAGCATTGGCTAAAGATAATAAAATTAATGTGCTTTCATCACCTACATTAATGGTATTAAATAATCAGGAGGCCACGATTAAAGTCGGAGATTCGGTCCCTATTAGAACAACTGAATCAACCAATACCAATGCGTCAGTAAACCCGATTCAGACCAGTAGTATTACAATGCTGGATACCGGGGTGATTTTAAAAGTAAAACCCAGGGTAAATGCTAGTGGTCAAGTGATTTTAGAAATAGACCAGAGTGTTGATACGGCTTCAACAACAGAGTCTTCTTCCATTGATTCTCCAACGATATTAAAACGACAGATACAAACATCGGTTGCGGTTGTCAGTGGGGAAAGCATCGTTTTAGGTGGCTTGATTAATGAATCACATACTTTTAACAATACTGGAATTCCTTTTTTAAAGGATATACCTTATGTGGGCTGGTTATTTGGTTCGGTATCAAAAAGTGTAGTTAAAGATGAGTTGATTGTGGTTATTACCCCTCGCGTCGTACAGAATAAAATTGATGCACGTAAAGTCACGGATGAATTTAAACGCAAGTTGACGGGCATATATTATGATGAAGATGAATGGACGCCAGGTGCGGATCAACCCTTAAGAGGTTATGATGGTATTGAAATACAGACAGAGCAGCAGAGAGTAGAGCCGTTTGTAGCAGAGGAGCCATAG
- a CDS encoding glycosyltransferase family 2 protein, with protein MQKQRWGKRLLRKLMHVIPGVCLTARSTWQWLRYYPAVTPAAQCFTLWNQTDGCPDYQQWVNQHSLQSLNDWRLLKQQAYQWQLPPKISIVTPVYNTQPDVLYECIISIRAQAYPYWQLTLVDDGSSNAETHRLLASAVCNDPRIKVCFCAKTQGISRATNLGIEKSTGDYVIFLDHDDRLSLDALFYVAEEIQQHPEVDIVYSDRDMISPKGKRYMHLFKPDWSPETLLSGNYIFHLMCYRRSLLNQLQGYRPELDGSQDYDLILRAIETQPNVRHIQKVLYHWRQYQGSVSLDSSAKDYAFKAGVYALNQALQRRGIAGVASEIKSLWRGNYQLDLVSPDLHEIEVINIASDIGADAYAVFINQSVQQAHTGKPFIALLSETLTPVTDNALCHLAAWLKMDGVGLASGSIISDKNCLDYVGATYKKDASLLRPYQGSLVDETGYMAISRLARNISAPHPYCVLIRRDLWQQLNGLNSDYQGYYALLDFALRALAINWRCVSVPQAQFIRLGHDLLNHFPEQDKQLFFQHWQHWLKQGDPYYNKNLNRENPDKLYYIA; from the coding sequence ATGCAAAAACAACGCTGGGGGAAAAGACTCCTTCGTAAATTAATGCATGTCATTCCTGGCGTTTGTTTAACAGCAAGATCTACCTGGCAGTGGTTACGCTATTATCCCGCTGTTACACCTGCAGCACAGTGTTTTACGCTATGGAATCAAACTGATGGGTGCCCCGATTATCAGCAGTGGGTTAATCAGCATAGTCTACAGTCTCTAAACGATTGGCGCTTATTAAAGCAGCAAGCTTATCAATGGCAATTGCCACCCAAAATCAGCATTGTTACACCTGTTTACAATACTCAGCCAGATGTGCTTTATGAATGTATTATTTCAATTAGAGCACAAGCCTATCCCTACTGGCAGCTAACTCTAGTAGATGATGGCTCTTCAAATGCAGAAACTCATCGTTTATTAGCGTCTGCAGTTTGTAACGATCCTAGAATTAAAGTCTGTTTTTGTGCTAAGACTCAGGGGATTTCCAGGGCAACTAATTTAGGTATAGAAAAATCTACCGGGGATTACGTGATATTTCTAGATCACGACGATCGTTTATCCCTAGACGCCCTGTTTTACGTTGCGGAAGAAATTCAGCAGCACCCTGAAGTTGATATAGTTTATTCTGACAGGGATATGATTTCCCCAAAGGGTAAACGTTACATGCATCTGTTTAAGCCTGACTGGTCGCCAGAAACCTTGCTCTCAGGCAATTATATTTTTCATTTAATGTGCTATCGGCGTAGCTTATTGAACCAGTTACAAGGATACCGCCCGGAACTGGATGGTTCGCAAGATTATGATTTAATTTTACGCGCTATTGAAACGCAACCGAATGTGCGGCATATTCAGAAAGTTCTTTACCATTGGCGGCAATATCAGGGATCTGTTTCATTAGATAGCAGCGCTAAAGACTACGCATTTAAAGCTGGCGTTTATGCACTAAATCAGGCTTTACAGAGGCGAGGTATCGCTGGCGTAGCCTCAGAAATAAAGAGTCTGTGGCGTGGTAATTACCAGTTAGATTTAGTTTCTCCTGATTTACATGAAATTGAAGTGATTAATATAGCTTCGGATATTGGGGCGGATGCCTATGCAGTATTTATTAATCAGTCAGTGCAACAAGCACATACTGGGAAACCCTTTATTGCTCTTCTAAGTGAGACACTGACTCCCGTTACAGATAATGCGTTATGCCATTTAGCAGCATGGTTAAAAATGGATGGTGTAGGATTGGCTAGTGGCAGCATTATTAGTGATAAAAATTGTCTAGATTATGTCGGTGCAACTTATAAAAAAGACGCTAGTTTACTGCGTCCTTATCAGGGTAGTTTGGTTGACGAAACAGGCTATATGGCCATCAGCAGGCTTGCCAGAAATATTAGTGCCCCCCACCCTTATTGTGTGCTGATCAGGCGCGATCTATGGCAGCAGTTAAATGGACTCAATAGCGACTATCAAGGCTATTATGCCTTATTGGATTTTGCATTAAGAGCTTTGGCAATAAACTGGCGTTGTGTAAGTGTTCCCCAGGCTCAGTTTATAAGGCTGGGACATGATTTGTTAAACCACTTTCCTGAGCAGGATAAACAGTTATTTTTCCAGCATTGGCAACACTGGTTAAAGCAAGGTGATCCTTATTATAATAAAAACCTGAATAGAGAAAACCCAGACAAGCTATATTATATAGCCTAG
- a CDS encoding right-handed parallel beta-helix repeat-containing protein, which yields MIRSKIKSVILKKNRLKQQTYSELVYAQPKWKLFARMDYADKFYNQPRPIDFVKQQIIHQQRSQNVIELKAADFNESNLLNAIQSLKEQGGEVRLPAATLELRNALNLTPGICLTGVAGRTELIFKQSDYGIIIQGAADKPAGQVSLCNIRIFHQGEHKFCAALLATHTQALHLENIEIISPRGVGVLLADKVYQTKLINCRVQYAGLVGFMFIRDVHETLMQNCTAEYCQQSGVFLTDLKLPEHIDALDFAAQLHHTDHVIGNFAPFAPEDPSPYRTDIIACVFSHNRKMGITTDGVAYLSVKNTVIAHNDCEGITIDNGSWGCIIQNCHIYNNGWRGLQHEVELGIDFVSEMGLMDDGSSKAKLPGISLDNAAYTRVENNHIECNWGDGVKFVRAAYASTIANNLIENNNRGVNDRFHYFGILVGVAERQHPEQYDFASCNNRITANVILGAHFAGIHLTDKVTGNIIEKNRVKGATFESIEVHALSGNLVSTDI from the coding sequence ATGATACGCAGTAAAATCAAAAGCGTCATACTGAAAAAGAACCGCTTAAAACAACAGACATACTCCGAGCTTGTATATGCACAACCAAAATGGAAACTGTTTGCACGTATGGATTATGCGGACAAATTTTATAATCAACCCAGGCCCATTGATTTTGTAAAACAGCAAATAATTCATCAGCAGCGCAGTCAGAATGTAATTGAACTGAAAGCTGCAGACTTTAATGAAAGTAATTTACTTAATGCAATTCAGTCCCTGAAAGAACAGGGCGGTGAAGTTCGTTTGCCAGCAGCAACCCTGGAATTACGCAATGCCTTGAATCTTACGCCGGGTATTTGTCTAACGGGGGTAGCTGGGCGAACCGAGTTGATTTTTAAACAATCTGATTATGGCATTATTATTCAGGGCGCTGCAGATAAGCCTGCAGGACAAGTTAGCCTCTGCAATATCAGGATTTTTCATCAAGGTGAGCATAAGTTTTGTGCTGCTCTGTTGGCCACCCATACTCAGGCACTACATTTGGAAAATATAGAGATTATCTCTCCCAGAGGGGTGGGTGTTTTATTAGCAGACAAAGTATATCAAACTAAACTTATTAATTGCCGCGTGCAATATGCTGGCTTAGTCGGCTTTATGTTTATTCGGGATGTGCATGAAACCCTGATGCAAAATTGCACGGCAGAATACTGTCAGCAAAGTGGTGTTTTTTTAACAGATTTAAAATTACCTGAGCACATTGATGCTCTGGATTTTGCAGCGCAGTTACATCATACTGATCATGTTATTGGTAACTTTGCGCCGTTTGCACCAGAAGACCCTTCGCCTTATCGCACTGATATCATTGCTTGTGTTTTTTCACATAATCGTAAAATGGGTATAACCACAGATGGCGTTGCTTATTTAAGCGTTAAAAATACTGTGATTGCACATAATGATTGTGAAGGAATTACTATTGATAACGGGTCATGGGGCTGTATCATACAGAATTGTCATATCTATAATAATGGTTGGCGTGGATTACAGCATGAAGTGGAGCTAGGCATCGATTTTGTCAGTGAAATGGGGCTAATGGATGATGGCAGTTCAAAGGCGAAATTGCCGGGAATAAGTCTGGATAATGCGGCTTATACCCGAGTTGAAAATAATCATATAGAATGTAATTGGGGAGACGGGGTTAAGTTTGTGCGAGCAGCTTATGCAAGTACGATAGCCAATAACTTAATTGAAAATAATAACCGTGGTGTGAATGATCGATTTCATTACTTTGGTATATTAGTCGGTGTTGCCGAGAGGCAACATCCTGAACAATATGACTTTGCCAGTTGTAATAACCGGATTACTGCTAATGTTATTTTAGGCGCGCATTTTGCTGGTATTCATTTAACGGATAAGGTAACAGGGAATATTATTGAAAAAAACCGCGTCAAGGGAGCGACATTTGAATCAATTGAGGTTCACGCACTATCAGGTAATTTAGTCAGCACTGATATTTAG
- the gspM gene encoding type II secretion system protein GspM produces the protein MQTLNNTQQRWLALGLLFGIIISISALVVLPWLNSLNEINADIDEQVFRIKRYQRVIASREEVLIDIEQGRKEINALGYFNTQESSSLATAELQNSIKAMAVNAGGELSSSQVLPNKEQDGLVRITVKVKLTGDMEMLRSLLYEIEDKKPLLIIDHITVIPGPKRRNRKTRKIVETGNVVVTLEVSSYMRKQM, from the coding sequence ATGCAGACGCTGAATAACACACAACAACGATGGCTTGCACTTGGCTTATTATTCGGGATTATTATCAGTATAAGTGCGCTTGTGGTTTTGCCCTGGCTGAACAGTTTAAATGAGATAAACGCCGATATAGATGAGCAGGTATTTCGCATTAAACGCTATCAGCGAGTCATCGCCAGTCGAGAAGAAGTTTTAATTGATATAGAGCAAGGGCGCAAAGAAATTAATGCTCTGGGCTATTTTAATACCCAGGAATCTTCTTCATTGGCAACCGCAGAATTACAAAACAGCATTAAAGCCATGGCTGTAAATGCAGGAGGTGAGCTAAGTAGTTCGCAGGTTTTACCTAATAAAGAACAAGATGGCTTGGTGCGCATTACTGTAAAAGTAAAACTGACCGGCGATATGGAAATGCTAAGATCCCTTTTATATGAGATCGAAGATAAAAAACCCTTACTGATTATTGACCATATTACGGTAATACCCGGGCCAAAGAGGCGTAATAGAAAAACGCGTAAAATAGTGGAGACAGGAAATGTAGTGGTAACCCTGGAAGTATCCAGTTACATGAGGAAACAAATGTAA